One window of Microbacterium sediminis genomic DNA carries:
- a CDS encoding molybdenum cofactor biosynthesis protein MoaE — translation MTGAVVIAAITADPLDVAAHLDAVAHESAGAETSFVGRVRDHDPDAAGAVRALEYTAHPDAEATLRAIAERAAAAHDARIAVSHRIGRLEVGDAAVVIAVSTGHRAEAFAACRDVIEDIKRELAVWKRQIEADGTTAWKGLGG, via the coding sequence ATGACCGGCGCCGTCGTCATCGCGGCGATCACCGCGGATCCGCTCGACGTCGCCGCCCACCTCGACGCAGTCGCGCACGAATCGGCCGGCGCGGAGACCTCGTTCGTCGGGCGGGTGCGCGATCACGACCCTGACGCGGCGGGCGCCGTCCGGGCGCTGGAGTACACGGCCCACCCCGACGCCGAGGCGACGCTGCGCGCCATCGCCGAGCGCGCGGCGGCCGCCCACGACGCGAGGATCGCGGTGAGCCACCGGATCGGCCGCCTCGAGGTCGGCGACGCGGCAGTGGTGATCGCGGTGTCGACCGGTCACCGCGCGGAGGCCTTCGCCGCCTGCCGCGACGTGATCGAGGACATCAAGCGGGAGCTCGCCGTGTGGAAGCGGCAGATCGAGGCCGACGGAACGACGGCGTGGAAGGGACTGGGCGGATGA
- a CDS encoding MogA/MoaB family molybdenum cofactor biosynthesis protein: MTAAAVITVSDRSAAGARPDAGGPVAVAALREAGFACADAAIVPDGAASVERALRAALDGGARLIVTTGGTGIAPRDETPEGTRAVIDRELPGIAEELRRRGIASTPAAILSRGIAGAAGDALIVNLPGSPSAVAEGMPVILSVARHVLAQLDGADHHGGAA, encoded by the coding sequence GTGACCGCCGCGGCGGTCATCACGGTCAGCGATCGCTCCGCCGCCGGGGCGCGGCCCGACGCCGGCGGGCCCGTGGCGGTCGCCGCCCTGCGCGAGGCCGGCTTCGCCTGCGCGGACGCGGCGATCGTGCCCGACGGCGCGGCGAGCGTGGAACGGGCGCTCCGGGCGGCGCTCGACGGCGGCGCGCGGCTGATCGTGACGACGGGAGGCACGGGCATCGCGCCGCGCGATGAGACCCCCGAGGGCACCCGCGCCGTGATCGACCGCGAGCTGCCGGGCATCGCCGAGGAGCTGCGGCGCCGCGGCATCGCCAGCACGCCCGCCGCGATCCTCAGCCGCGGCATCGCGGGGGCCGCCGGCGACGCGCTCATCGTGAACCTCCCGGGCTCCCCGTCGGCCGTGGCCGAGGGGATGCCGGTGATCCTGTCGGTCGCGCGGCACGTGCTCGCGCAGCTCGACGGGGCTGACCACCACGGCGGCGCGGCATGA
- a CDS encoding FdhF/YdeP family oxidoreductase, with product MATKAPRNDIDETRLRVSAPESEAVGVPAVLNALKISVEQMGVVRSVQSLVRINQKDGFDCPGCAWPEEDKRHIAEFCENGAKAVADEATLRRIGPDFFAAHSVDELRGHDDWWLGQQGRLTDPMILDEGATHYRPIGWDEALDIIAEELRSLDDPDEAIFYTSGRASNESAFLYQLLVRGLGTNNLPDCSNMCHESSGSALTETLGIGKGTVSIEDIHRADLLIVAGQNPGTNHPRMLSALEKAKHNGATIIAVNPLPEAGLMHFNNPQTPRGVILGGTKLADDFVQIRAGGDQGLFQAIGKHLLEVAADDPEVLDRAFIEMHTSGFEDYAAAVAAVPWAELEAATGLDEQRLRGIAERVRASRATIVCWAMGLTQHKHSVPTLRDVVNVLLLQGNIGREGAGVCPVRGHSNVQGDRTVGIYEKPPVAFLEALDREFDFTAPRAHGYDTVAAIRAMRDGRARFFMGLGGNFVSATPDTAVVEEAMSRVGLSVQVSTKLNRSHVVTGRRAIILPTLGRTDRDRRGGKEQRVTVEDSMGAVHASRGRLAPPKDDLLSETAIIAQLCARVFAGRDGAPRADWGALEADYAQIRGHISRVIPGFEDYEKRVDKGQTFYLPNGPRDARLFRTATGRAMFTANTLEYPRIPEGRLLLQTLRSHDQYNTTIYGKDDRYRGIHNGRRVVLIHPDDIADAGFADGDIVDLVSEWAGPRGVEERRAEAFRLVSYDTPRRNAAAYYPETNVLVPLDSVADVSGTPTSKAVIVRLERRA from the coding sequence ATGGCGACGAAGGCACCCCGGAACGACATCGACGAGACCCGGCTCCGGGTGAGCGCGCCGGAGTCGGAGGCGGTCGGGGTGCCGGCCGTGCTCAACGCGCTGAAGATCTCGGTCGAGCAGATGGGCGTCGTCCGATCGGTGCAGTCGCTCGTCCGGATCAACCAGAAGGACGGCTTCGACTGCCCCGGCTGCGCGTGGCCGGAGGAGGACAAGCGGCACATCGCCGAGTTCTGCGAGAACGGCGCCAAGGCCGTCGCCGACGAGGCCACGCTGCGGCGGATCGGCCCCGACTTCTTCGCCGCGCACTCCGTCGACGAGCTGCGCGGCCACGACGACTGGTGGCTGGGGCAGCAGGGCCGGCTGACCGATCCGATGATTCTCGACGAGGGCGCCACCCACTACCGGCCGATCGGCTGGGACGAGGCGCTCGACATCATCGCCGAGGAGCTGCGGTCGCTCGACGACCCCGACGAGGCGATCTTCTACACGTCGGGCCGCGCCTCCAACGAGTCGGCGTTCCTGTACCAGCTCCTCGTGCGCGGCCTGGGCACCAACAACCTGCCGGACTGCTCGAACATGTGCCACGAGTCGAGCGGATCGGCGCTGACCGAGACCCTCGGCATCGGCAAGGGAACCGTGTCGATCGAGGACATCCACCGCGCCGACCTGCTGATCGTCGCCGGCCAGAACCCGGGCACGAACCACCCGCGCATGCTCAGCGCGCTCGAGAAGGCCAAGCACAACGGCGCCACGATCATCGCCGTCAACCCGCTGCCCGAGGCCGGGCTGATGCACTTCAACAACCCGCAGACGCCGCGCGGCGTGATCCTCGGCGGCACCAAGCTCGCCGACGACTTCGTGCAGATCCGCGCGGGCGGCGACCAGGGACTGTTCCAGGCGATCGGCAAGCACCTGCTCGAGGTCGCCGCCGACGACCCCGAGGTGCTGGACCGGGCCTTCATCGAGATGCACACGTCCGGCTTCGAGGACTACGCGGCGGCCGTCGCGGCGGTGCCGTGGGCGGAGCTCGAGGCGGCGACCGGGCTCGACGAGCAGCGGCTGCGCGGGATCGCCGAGCGCGTGCGGGCGTCGAGGGCGACGATCGTGTGCTGGGCGATGGGGCTGACGCAGCACAAGCACTCGGTGCCGACCCTGCGCGACGTGGTGAACGTGCTGCTGCTGCAGGGCAACATCGGGCGCGAGGGCGCCGGCGTGTGCCCCGTGCGCGGGCACTCGAACGTGCAGGGCGACCGCACGGTGGGGATCTACGAGAAGCCCCCCGTCGCGTTCCTCGAGGCGCTGGACCGCGAGTTCGACTTCACCGCACCGCGCGCGCACGGCTACGACACCGTGGCGGCGATCCGGGCGATGCGCGACGGCAGGGCGCGGTTCTTCATGGGCCTGGGCGGCAACTTCGTCAGCGCCACGCCCGACACCGCGGTCGTCGAGGAGGCGATGTCGCGGGTCGGGCTGAGCGTGCAGGTCTCCACCAAGCTCAACCGCTCCCACGTCGTCACGGGCCGCCGCGCGATCATCCTGCCGACCCTCGGCCGCACCGACCGCGATCGCCGCGGCGGCAAGGAGCAGCGCGTGACGGTCGAGGACTCCATGGGCGCCGTGCACGCCTCGCGCGGCCGGCTCGCGCCGCCCAAGGACGACCTGCTCAGCGAGACGGCGATCATCGCCCAGCTCTGCGCCCGCGTGTTCGCCGGGCGCGACGGCGCGCCGCGGGCGGACTGGGGCGCCCTGGAGGCGGACTACGCGCAGATCCGCGGGCACATCTCGCGCGTCATCCCCGGGTTCGAGGACTACGAGAAGCGCGTGGACAAGGGGCAGACGTTCTACCTGCCGAACGGTCCGCGCGACGCCCGTCTGTTCCGCACGGCCACGGGGCGCGCCATGTTCACGGCCAACACGCTGGAGTACCCCCGCATCCCCGAGGGCCGCCTGCTGCTGCAGACGCTGCGCTCGCACGATCAGTACAACACCACGATCTACGGCAAGGACGATCGCTACCGCGGCATCCACAACGGGCGCCGGGTGGTGCTCATCCACCCCGACGACATCGCAGACGCCGGATTCGCCGACGGCGACATCGTCGACCTCGTGTCGGAGTGGGCCGGGCCGCGCGGCGTGGAGGAGCGGCGCGCCGAGGCGTTCCGGCTCGTCTCGTACGACACACCCCGGCGCAACGCCGCGGCGTACTACCCGGAGACGAATGTGCTCGTGCCGCTGGACTCCGTCGCCGACGTGTCGGGCACACCCACGTCGAAGGCCGTGATCGTGCGCCTGGAGCGCCGCGCGTGA
- a CDS encoding DUF6716 putative glycosyltransferase, with protein sequence MIPTPRIVAVADTDSYVKWAAALLGPVPGAELIVLETELVVSPAQQEAALAGSGLERVRRATFAELPGLLAGAEAVLLAARGPLVRVLARLVSRLDPPPVILTGLPGISIPATWLALHFRRQCDLFILHSRREVAEFSDLAVARGIRQRFALATLPFARTGAPIARKGTDLVFAAQALVPRGYEARLEVARLLVRAAEEHPDRRVVLKLRGRPGEAETHREQFPYPELLASLGPLPPNLDTSTASMRDALRTAEGLVTVSSTAAIEAAAQGVPVIALDSFGVHPSLINVVFEGSGLLAGADDVIARRFRTPDPQWIGDNYFHDPAEDDWLDRVRELVARRRAGMLPGRRAHARVGGRARDAWERRLALGTADQTVAGSLAYAVGVPARAVVRTTRRWRNRLRRRVA encoded by the coding sequence GTGATCCCCACGCCGCGGATCGTCGCGGTCGCCGACACCGACTCCTACGTCAAGTGGGCGGCGGCCCTCCTGGGCCCCGTCCCGGGCGCGGAGCTGATCGTGCTCGAGACCGAGCTCGTCGTCAGCCCGGCCCAGCAGGAGGCGGCGCTGGCCGGCAGCGGCCTGGAGCGCGTGCGCCGCGCCACCTTCGCCGAGCTGCCGGGGCTGCTCGCGGGCGCCGAGGCCGTGCTGCTGGCCGCGCGCGGGCCGCTCGTGCGGGTGCTCGCGCGGCTGGTGTCGCGCCTGGACCCGCCGCCGGTGATCCTCACGGGCCTGCCCGGGATCTCGATCCCGGCGACCTGGCTGGCGCTGCACTTCCGGCGGCAGTGCGACCTGTTCATCCTGCACTCGCGGCGCGAGGTGGCGGAGTTCTCGGACCTGGCGGTGGCGCGGGGCATCCGCCAGCGGTTCGCCCTGGCCACGCTGCCGTTCGCGCGGACGGGCGCCCCGATCGCGCGGAAGGGCACCGACCTGGTGTTCGCCGCGCAGGCGCTCGTGCCGCGCGGGTACGAGGCACGCCTGGAGGTGGCGCGGCTGCTCGTCCGCGCGGCCGAGGAGCATCCCGACCGACGCGTGGTGCTGAAGCTGCGGGGACGCCCCGGCGAGGCCGAGACGCACCGCGAGCAGTTCCCGTACCCGGAGCTGCTCGCCTCGCTCGGTCCGCTGCCGCCCAACCTCGACACCTCGACCGCGTCGATGCGCGATGCGCTGCGCACGGCCGAGGGGCTCGTGACCGTGAGCTCCACCGCCGCGATCGAGGCGGCGGCGCAGGGGGTGCCCGTGATCGCGCTCGACTCGTTCGGCGTGCATCCCTCGCTCATCAACGTCGTGTTCGAGGGCAGCGGCCTGCTGGCCGGCGCCGACGACGTGATCGCGCGGCGCTTCCGCACGCCCGACCCGCAGTGGATCGGCGACAACTACTTCCACGACCCGGCCGAGGACGACTGGCTCGACCGGGTGCGCGAGCTCGTCGCGCGGCGCCGGGCGGGCATGCTCCCGGGCCGCCGCGCGCACGCCCGCGTGGGCGGTCGCGCGCGCGACGCCTGGGAGCGCCGCCTCGCCCTCGGCACGGCCGATCAGACCGTCGCGGGCTCGCTCGCGTACGCGGTCGGCGTGCCGGCGCGCGCGGTGGTGCGCACCACCCGGCGCTGGCGCAACCGGCTGCGCCGCCGCGTCGCCTGA
- a CDS encoding N-acetylneuraminate synthase family protein, with product MTVRIGTRVIGGGNPAYVIAEIGLNHNGDVEIAKQLIDVAAEAGADAVKFQKRTPEIATPEHMRDTLRETPWGTMTYLEYRHRVEFGREEYVAIGDHATLRGLDWFASPWDVPSVEFLEDLNVVAHKVASASLTDIELLQALRDTGKPIILSTGMSTMEQIDRAIEVLGTENLVLMHATSTYPMEPDEANLRMIRVLSDRFPGVPVGYSGHERGLQISLAAVAMGAQAVERHITLDRTMWGSDHAASLEPTGLKNLVRDIRIIETAFGDGVKRVFPGEEAPMAKLRRVPA from the coding sequence ATGACCGTCCGCATCGGAACCCGCGTGATCGGCGGGGGCAACCCCGCGTACGTCATCGCCGAGATCGGCCTGAACCACAACGGCGACGTGGAGATCGCGAAGCAGCTCATCGACGTCGCGGCCGAGGCCGGCGCCGACGCCGTGAAGTTCCAGAAGCGCACCCCCGAGATCGCCACGCCCGAGCACATGCGCGACACGCTGCGCGAGACGCCGTGGGGCACCATGACCTACCTCGAGTACCGCCACCGCGTGGAGTTCGGCCGCGAGGAGTACGTGGCGATCGGCGACCACGCGACCCTGCGCGGCCTCGACTGGTTCGCGTCGCCGTGGGACGTGCCGAGCGTGGAGTTCCTCGAGGACCTCAACGTCGTCGCGCACAAGGTCGCCTCGGCCAGCCTGACCGACATCGAGCTGCTGCAGGCGCTGCGCGACACCGGCAAGCCGATCATCCTCTCGACCGGCATGTCGACGATGGAGCAGATCGACCGCGCCATCGAGGTGCTCGGCACCGAGAACCTCGTGCTCATGCACGCGACGTCGACGTACCCGATGGAGCCCGACGAGGCGAACCTCCGCATGATCCGCGTGCTCAGCGACCGCTTCCCGGGCGTGCCGGTGGGCTACTCGGGCCACGAGCGGGGCCTGCAGATCTCGCTCGCCGCCGTCGCGATGGGCGCCCAGGCAGTCGAGCGCCACATCACCCTCGACCGCACCATGTGGGGCTCGGACCACGCCGCCTCGCTCGAGCCGACCGGTCTGAAGAACCTCGTGCGCGACATCCGCATCATCGAGACCGCGTTCGGCGACGGCGTGAAGCGCGTCTTCCCGGGTGAGGAGGCGCCGATGGCGAAGCTGCGGCGCGTCCCGGCGTGA
- a CDS encoding acylneuraminate cytidylyltransferase, whose product MTRETVAIIPARGGSKGVPGKNILRVAGVPLVARAVSAARATPGIDRVVVTTDDDDIASTAAEWGAEIVHRPAELAGDGASSESALIHALDELAARGVEVGVLAFLQATSPFIDVAGLAEAVRRVTAGEADSSFSAIETYGFLWRATDQGAVGINHDATHRPRRQDREPHYLETGAFYVMDADGFRRAGHRFFGRIAIVEVPEETALEIDTPGQLELARATAPLVSAARTDRVDVDAVVTDFDGVHTDDTVGVTSDGVEQVRVSRSDGMGVRLLREAGIPVLILSTETDPVVGARARKLRVDVLQSQDDKAAALRRWADEQGIPLARIAYLGNDVNDLPALDLVGWPVAVPEAHPLVLAAARVVLDKPGGRGAVRDLAERVLRARDIRPGLRMGAADASPKEAP is encoded by the coding sequence GTGACGCGCGAGACGGTCGCGATCATCCCCGCCCGAGGCGGATCGAAGGGCGTGCCGGGCAAGAACATCCTGCGGGTGGCCGGGGTCCCGCTCGTCGCGCGGGCCGTGTCGGCGGCGCGCGCGACGCCAGGCATCGACCGCGTGGTGGTCACCACGGACGACGACGACATCGCCTCGACCGCCGCGGAGTGGGGTGCCGAGATCGTGCACCGCCCCGCGGAGCTCGCGGGCGACGGCGCCAGCTCGGAGAGCGCGCTCATCCATGCGCTGGATGAGCTCGCGGCGCGTGGCGTCGAGGTCGGGGTGCTCGCGTTCCTGCAGGCGACCTCGCCGTTCATCGACGTCGCGGGGCTCGCCGAGGCCGTCCGCCGCGTGACCGCGGGCGAGGCCGACAGCAGCTTCTCGGCGATCGAGACCTACGGCTTCCTGTGGCGCGCCACCGATCAGGGCGCGGTCGGCATCAACCACGACGCCACCCACCGCCCGCGCCGCCAGGACCGCGAGCCGCACTACCTCGAGACGGGCGCGTTCTACGTCATGGACGCCGACGGCTTCCGCCGGGCGGGCCACCGCTTCTTCGGCCGCATCGCGATCGTCGAGGTGCCCGAGGAGACCGCGCTCGAGATCGACACCCCGGGTCAGCTCGAGCTGGCCCGCGCGACGGCGCCGCTCGTGTCGGCGGCGCGCACCGACCGCGTCGACGTCGACGCGGTCGTGACCGACTTCGACGGCGTGCACACCGACGACACCGTGGGCGTGACGAGCGACGGGGTGGAGCAGGTCAGGGTGAGCCGCTCCGACGGGATGGGCGTGCGCCTGCTGCGCGAGGCCGGCATCCCCGTGCTCATCCTCTCGACCGAGACCGATCCGGTCGTCGGCGCCCGCGCCCGCAAGCTGCGCGTCGACGTGCTGCAGTCGCAGGACGACAAGGCGGCGGCGCTGCGGCGGTGGGCCGACGAGCAGGGGATCCCGCTCGCCCGCATCGCCTACCTCGGCAACGACGTCAACGACCTGCCGGCCCTCGACCTGGTCGGCTGGCCGGTCGCGGTGCCCGAGGCCCATCCGCTCGTGCTCGCCGCGGCGCGCGTGGTGCTCGACAAGCCAGGGGGGCGCGGCGCCGTCCGCGACCTCGCCGAGCGGGTGCTGCGCGCCCGCGACATCCGACCAGGGCTGCGCATGGGCGCGGCCGACGCTTCACCCAAGGAGGCACCATGA
- a CDS encoding lytic transglycosylase domain-containing protein, which produces MGSKRGYGVVAGVIVLVGAAAAWGVFAVVDALDDFRPSEAWQGVPEGEQPPAPTSATPAAPLVGADGSIDAEWLGNVSAVTGIPDRALTAYVSADLRARAEGCAVGWNTLAGIGWVESRHGSIFGSRIADDGFARPDIIGIPLDGTDDTLAIPDTDGGALDGDAVWDRAVGPMQFIPETWSRWAIDANGDGIASPHSIDDVAATAAAYLCRLDGSLEQPDQWIRAIRSYNDTLDYQLQVADAAVGYAAAAG; this is translated from the coding sequence GTGGGGTCGAAGCGAGGGTACGGGGTCGTGGCGGGCGTGATCGTGCTCGTCGGGGCGGCGGCGGCCTGGGGCGTGTTCGCGGTGGTCGACGCGCTCGACGACTTCCGTCCCTCGGAGGCGTGGCAGGGCGTGCCCGAGGGCGAGCAGCCGCCCGCACCCACCTCGGCGACCCCGGCGGCGCCGCTCGTCGGGGCGGACGGCAGCATCGACGCCGAGTGGCTGGGCAACGTCTCGGCGGTCACGGGGATCCCGGACCGCGCGCTCACCGCCTACGTCAGCGCCGATCTGCGCGCCCGCGCGGAGGGGTGCGCCGTGGGATGGAACACGCTCGCGGGGATCGGATGGGTCGAGAGCCGGCACGGATCGATCTTCGGCAGCCGCATCGCCGACGACGGGTTCGCCCGCCCCGACATCATCGGCATTCCCCTCGACGGCACCGACGACACCCTGGCGATCCCCGACACCGACGGCGGCGCGCTCGACGGCGACGCCGTGTGGGACCGCGCGGTCGGGCCCATGCAGTTCATCCCGGAGACCTGGAGCCGCTGGGCGATCGACGCCAACGGCGACGGCATCGCCAGCCCGCACAGCATCGACGACGTCGCCGCCACCGCCGCGGCCTACCTCTGCCGGCTCGACGGATCGCTCGAGCAGCCCGACCAGTGGATCCGCGCGATCCGCTCCTACAACGACACGCTCGACTACCAGCTGCAGGTCGCCGACGCGGCCGTCGGCTATGCCGCGGCGGCCGGGTGA
- a CDS encoding serine/threonine-protein kinase, whose protein sequence is MSQTITEDTAALLDGRYQILDCIGSGGMASVYRAVDVMLGRSVAIKMVRAGLEGASLRSARSETAVLASLSHPSLVTLFDAHVEPGRPEYLVMELVDGPTLGERLRQGPLTSRETALLGAELADALHVVHEAGIVHRDVKPSNVLLAPSSSPSRGFRAKLADFGVAFLLGEARVTSPGMVIGTLGYLAPEQLRGEAPSPASDVYSLGLVLLEALTGTRVFPAHGGAEALAARHAGPVEIPPGVPAEWATLLRRMTADDAAERPSALEVAQQAEELAARRDLAVTPTATLPYPEATTAVIAPSAEAPRPLRTGPGGRRRAAAVLAGLAAVTAIGAGVWIGAEGSQAPAATRLKGVVERPVTTVEEPAVITPEVTDEQPGGATDPVVTTPQDDKAAEKAAEEARKTDEKAAEEARKAAEEAQKAADKKAEEAQKQGKEAQKKGD, encoded by the coding sequence TTGAGCCAGACGATCACGGAGGACACGGCGGCCCTCCTGGATGGGCGCTATCAGATCCTGGACTGCATCGGCTCCGGCGGCATGGCCTCGGTCTATCGCGCGGTGGACGTGATGCTCGGCCGCTCCGTCGCCATCAAGATGGTGCGTGCGGGCCTGGAGGGCGCGTCACTGCGATCGGCGCGCAGCGAGACGGCGGTGCTCGCCTCGTTGAGCCATCCCAGCCTGGTGACGCTCTTCGACGCGCACGTGGAGCCGGGACGGCCCGAGTACCTCGTCATGGAGCTCGTGGACGGGCCGACCCTCGGCGAGCGGCTGCGCCAGGGCCCCCTCACCTCGCGCGAGACGGCGTTGCTCGGTGCCGAGCTGGCCGACGCCCTTCACGTGGTCCACGAGGCCGGCATCGTGCACCGCGACGTGAAGCCGTCGAACGTGCTGCTGGCGCCGTCGAGCAGCCCGAGCCGCGGCTTCCGCGCCAAGCTGGCCGACTTCGGCGTCGCGTTCCTGCTCGGCGAGGCCCGCGTCACCTCGCCCGGCATGGTGATCGGCACGCTGGGCTACCTCGCGCCGGAGCAGCTGCGCGGCGAGGCGCCGAGTCCCGCGAGCGACGTGTACTCGCTGGGCCTCGTGCTGCTGGAGGCCCTCACCGGCACGCGCGTGTTCCCCGCGCACGGCGGCGCGGAGGCGCTCGCGGCGCGGCATGCGGGCCCGGTCGAAATCCCGCCGGGCGTGCCGGCCGAATGGGCCACGCTGCTGCGCCGGATGACGGCCGATGACGCCGCGGAGCGCCCCTCGGCGCTCGAGGTGGCGCAGCAGGCCGAGGAGCTCGCCGCGCGGCGCGACCTCGCGGTGACGCCGACGGCGACGCTGCCGTACCCGGAGGCCACCACGGCGGTCATCGCCCCCTCCGCCGAGGCGCCCCGGCCGCTCCGAACCGGGCCCGGCGGACGCCGCCGCGCCGCGGCCGTGCTCGCGGGCCTGGCCGCCGTGACGGCCATCGGCGCGGGCGTCTGGATCGGCGCGGAGGGCAGCCAGGCGCCGGCGGCCACGCGCCTGAAGGGCGTGGTCGAGCGCCCCGTCACCACCGTCGAGGAGCCGGCCGTGATCACCCCCGAGGTGACCGACGAGCAGCCGGGCGGCGCGACCGATCCCGTCGTCACGACGCCGCAGGACGACAAGGCCGCCGAGAAGGCCGCGGAAGAGGCGCGCAAGACCGACGAGAAGGCCGCCGAGGAGGCGCGCAAAGCCGCCGAGGAGGCCCAGAAGGCGGCGGACAAGAAGGCCGAGGAGGCCCAGAAGCAGGGCAAAGAGGCGCAGAAGAAGGGCGACTAG
- a CDS encoding NAD(P)H-dependent flavin oxidoreductase, with protein MSTPLLGSALPVVAAPMAGGPMNTRLAGAAISAGAFPFLAGGYKTPEALAGEIAEVRGLGAPFGVNLFVPAADPVDEAAFRAYAAELAPEAAAYGLTPDTVPVRDDDHWGEKIALLVADPVPVVSLTFGLPGPADIRALQRAGSRVVASVTTPDEAARAAALGVDGLVVQGAGAGGHSATFDPAADPADIPVAELIRRVRARVDLPIIGAGGVQGPRDVRELLDAGAVAVAVGTLLLRTDEAGTSPTHRAALADPAATETVLTRAFTGRPARALRNGFIDRHPHAPTAYPAVHHLTRQLRQAAGAAGDADRLHLWAGVGWRAAPTGPAADVLRALAGDAA; from the coding sequence GTGTCGACACCGCTGCTCGGTTCCGCCCTGCCCGTCGTCGCCGCGCCCATGGCCGGCGGCCCCATGAACACCCGGCTCGCCGGCGCGGCGATCTCGGCCGGCGCGTTCCCGTTCCTCGCGGGCGGGTACAAGACGCCCGAGGCGCTGGCGGGCGAGATCGCGGAGGTGCGTGGGCTCGGCGCCCCGTTCGGGGTCAACCTCTTCGTCCCGGCGGCCGACCCCGTCGACGAAGCGGCCTTCCGCGCCTACGCCGCCGAGCTCGCGCCCGAGGCCGCAGCCTACGGCCTGACGCCCGACACCGTTCCGGTGCGGGACGACGACCACTGGGGAGAGAAGATCGCGCTGCTGGTCGCCGATCCCGTGCCCGTGGTCTCGCTGACCTTCGGGCTGCCCGGCCCCGCCGACATCCGCGCGCTGCAGCGGGCCGGATCGCGCGTGGTCGCGTCGGTGACCACGCCCGACGAGGCGGCGCGGGCCGCGGCGCTCGGTGTCGACGGACTCGTGGTGCAGGGCGCCGGGGCGGGCGGCCACAGCGCCACCTTCGATCCCGCCGCCGATCCCGCCGACATCCCCGTCGCGGAGCTGATCCGCCGCGTCCGCGCGCGCGTGGACCTGCCGATCATCGGCGCGGGCGGCGTGCAGGGCCCGCGGGATGTGCGCGAGCTGCTCGACGCCGGCGCGGTGGCGGTCGCGGTCGGCACGCTGCTGCTGCGCACCGACGAGGCGGGCACCTCGCCCACGCACCGCGCCGCGCTGGCCGACCCTGCCGCCACCGAGACGGTGCTCACCCGCGCGTTCACGGGGCGCCCGGCACGGGCCCTGCGCAACGGATTCATCGATCGCCACCCGCACGCGCCGACCGCCTATCCGGCCGTCCACCACCTCACGCGGCAGCTGCGCCAGGCGGCCGGTGCCGCCGGCGACGCCGACCGGCTGCACCTGTGGGCCGGGGTCGGCTGGCGCGCGGCGCCGACGGGACCGGCGGCCGACGTGCTGCGGGCCCTCGCGGGCGACGCGGCCTAG
- a CDS encoding helix-turn-helix transcriptional regulator — protein sequence MDNRSEVREFLMTRRARITPQQAGVETFGDRRRVPGLRREEVARLAGMSVDYYTRLERGNLRGVSDSVLEAISRALLLDQAEHDHLFDLARNANPVGLRPVRAPGDTPVRPQLHYFLDALTTAPAFVQNNRMDLVAANTLGYAMYSPMFTGARRPANFSRHIFLDPGSRDFYPDWDRAAWTNVTILRREVGRNPHDKRLQALIGELSAHSVEFREYWAAHDVRRHYAGQKTFRHPVVGDLELHYQTLELDGDPGLAMTVYLATPGSPTEESLRLLASWAATEAAPQIAAYAAAS from the coding sequence ATGGACAACCGATCCGAGGTGCGCGAGTTCCTCATGACGCGCCGCGCGCGCATCACGCCGCAGCAGGCGGGCGTGGAGACGTTCGGCGACCGTCGCCGCGTGCCGGGACTGCGCCGCGAGGAGGTCGCCCGCCTGGCGGGGATGAGTGTCGACTACTACACGCGCCTCGAGCGGGGGAACCTCCGCGGCGTCTCCGACAGCGTGCTCGAGGCGATCTCGCGGGCGCTGCTGCTGGACCAGGCCGAGCACGACCACCTGTTCGATCTCGCGCGCAACGCCAACCCCGTCGGGCTGCGGCCCGTGCGCGCGCCGGGAGACACGCCGGTGCGCCCGCAGCTGCACTACTTCCTCGACGCGCTCACGACGGCGCCGGCCTTCGTCCAGAACAACCGGATGGATCTGGTTGCCGCCAACACGCTCGGCTACGCCATGTACTCGCCGATGTTCACCGGCGCGCGGCGGCCCGCGAACTTCTCGCGGCACATCTTCCTCGACCCCGGCTCGCGCGACTTCTACCCGGACTGGGATCGCGCGGCGTGGACCAACGTCACCATCCTTCGCCGCGAGGTCGGGCGCAACCCGCACGACAAGCGGCTGCAGGCGCTGATCGGGGAGCTGTCGGCCCACAGCGTCGAGTTCCGCGAGTACTGGGCCGCGCACGACGTGCGCCGTCACTACGCCGGTCAGAAGACGTTCCGCCACCCCGTGGTGGGGGACCTCGAGCTGCACTATCAGACCCTCGAGCTCGACGGCGATCCGGGCCTTGCGATGACCGTCTACCTGGCCACGCCCGGCTCGCCCACGGAGGAGTCGCTGCGGCTGCTCGCCTCGTGGGCGGCGACCGAGGCGGCCCCGCAGATCGCCGCCTACGCCGCGGCGTCGTGA